The Phaeacidiphilus oryzae TH49 region TGGTGCTCTTCGTCTACGTCTTCGGCGGCGCGATGGGGCAGGGGCTGGGCTCGCTCTCCGGCGGCCGGAAGGCCTACCTGGACTACATCCTGCCCGGCATCCTGCTGATGGGGGTGGCCAGTTCCGCCCAGACCACGGCGATCTCGGTGGCCAAGGACATGACGGAGGGGATCATCGCCCGCTTCCGCACCATGGACATCGCCCGGGGGTCCGTGCTGACCGGGCATGTGGTCGGCGCCTGGACGCAGTGCATGCTGGCCCTGGTGGTCGTCGCCCTGGGGGCGGTGGGCCTGGGGTTCCGAGCGCACGGGGGCGCCGGCGGCTGGCTGGGCGCGGCCGGGATCCTGGCGCTGATCACCTTCGCGGTGACCTGGCTGGCGGTCGGGATGGGGCTGGCCGCGAAGAGTGTGGAGTCCTCCAGCAACACCCCGATGATCCTCCTGCTCCTCCTCTTCTTCGGCAGCAGCTTCGTGCCGACCGCGACGATGCCGGTGGGCCTGCGGTGGTTCGCCCAGCACCAGCCGTTCACCCCGTTCAACGAGTCGGTGCGCGGACTGCTGACGGGCCATGTCCACGGCGGGGACGTGATCGCCACCCTGGCCTGGTGCGCGGGGATCACCGTGGTCTCGTACATATGGTCACTGCGCCGCTACAACCGGGACCCGGACCGGGCGGTGGCTTGAGCCTGGCGGGCCGACGGCCTGGTGGCGCGGGGGTCTGGCGGCCTGACGGGGCTGACGCCCCGGTGGTCTGACGGCTTGACGGTCCGACGGGCTGGTGGCCTGGCGGCGGGGTGGCCTACCGGCCCGGAGGCCCAGCGGCTCGACGGGCTGAACGGCCTGACGGTGACTCAGCTCCCGGTCGGTACGCCCCCCGAGTCCAGGAAGCGGCTGACCGGCAGGGTCGCGGCGCCCCTGGCGACCGCGTCCGGGCCGAGGTCGGAGAGTCCGATGGTGGCCTGTTCCCGGGGCAGCACCAGGGCCTGGCGGGAGATGATCTCCCGGATCGGGTCGAGCAGTCGCCGTCCGATCAGCAGGCCGGCCCAACCGCCGATGATCACCCGCTCCGGGTTGAAGAGGTTGACCAGATTGGCGATCCCGGTGCCGATGTGGACGGCGGTCTCGTCCAGGACCTCGCGGGCGACCCGGTCCCCGGCCTCGGCGGCGGCGAGAATCGCCCGCAGGTCACGCTCGCCGCACGGCTCCTCGCCGGCGCCGGGCCCGCCGGAACCGGAGGCTGCGCCGGGCCCGCCGTGCTCACCGGGCTGGCCTGAGCCGCCGGAGCCGACGGGCCCGCCGGGGGCGTCCCCTGCCGCCTCCGCGTAGCGCGCGGCGACGGCCGGGCCGCTGATGTAGGCCTCCAAGCAGCCGGAGGCGCCGCAGCGGCAGAGGCGGCCGCCGATCACCGAGTTGGTGTGGCCCCACTCGCCGGCCGAGGTGGTCAGGCCCCGGTAGGGGGCGCCGTCGGTGATGACGGAGGCGCCCACGCCCGAACCGAGGAGGAGAAAGGCGGCGTTGCGGATCCCGCGGCCGGCGCCGAACCACATCTCGGCCTGGCCCATCGTGGTGGCGCCGTTGTCCACGTGGATCGGGGTCGCGGCGGACACCTCCCCGCTCTCCCGGAGGGACTCGCGGAGCAGCTTCTCGAAGGGCACCGCCTGCCACCCGACGGTCTGGCCGTGCACCACCGCCTCGGGGGTGTGCTGGACGATGCCGGGCACGCCGATCCCCACGCCGAGCAGCCCGGGGCCGTCCGGGTCGAGGATCTGCCCCAGTCCGTCCCGGATCCCGCGGACCACCGCCTCCGGGTCCAGGCGCCCGGCGGGCACCGGGATCTCGGTCCGGGCCTGCTCGGTGAGCGCCAGGTCGAAGCGCTCCACGCGGATCATCGTCTCGCCGACGTCCACGCCGACCACCTGCTGCCGGTCCGCGGCGATCCGCAGCAGGATGCGGGGGCGGCCGCCGTCCGACTCCATCGCCCCGGCCTCCACCACGAGCCCGGCGTCCAGGAGTTCGGAGACCACGTTGCTCACCGAGGCGGCGCTCAGTCCGGTGGCCGCGATCAACTCCTGACGGCTGAGCGGTCCGTGGAACCAGAGCCGGCGCAGCAGCCGGGCGCGGTTCGCCCGCCGCAGGTCGCGAACGTTGTGCCGGTTCATGGTCCCGCCCTTCCACGGTCGGCGCCCTGGGCGCCGGCCTCCGCTGCCTCGTGGCTCAATCTATTTGATGCTGCGCCAACCATTGACGAGGGGTTAGTTCAGAAGTTAAATCACACCCCGAACTAAGCCGTGAAGCAAGTATCGGGAGGGACGCCATGCTCCGCAGCACGAGACGTACCGCACTGGCGGCGATGGGTGCCGCGACCGCGCTGCTGGCCGCAGCCTGCGGAGGGTCGGGCTCGGGGGGCTCGACCACCGCACAGGACACCAGCGGTCCGCAGACCATCACCTACTGGGCGAGCGACCAGGGCAGCTCCATCGCCGACGACGTCAAGGTGCTCACCCCGCAGCTGAACGCCTTCACCCAGCAGACCGGCATCAAGGTCAAGCTCCAGGTGATCGGCTGGAACGACCTCCTCAACCGGATCCTGGCGGCGGCCAGTTCGGGGCAGGGGCCGGATGTGGTCAACATCGGCAACACCTGGTCGGCCTCACTGCAGGCGACCGGGGCGTTCCTGCCGATGTCCGCCGACGTGATGAAGCAGATCGGCGACACCGGGCGGTTCCTGCCAGGGGCACTGGCGGCGACGGGCGCGGCCGGCAAGGACCCGGTGGGCGTACCGCTGTACTCCATGGCCTACGGCCTCTACTACAACAAGGCCATGTTCAAGGCCGCGGGCATCAGCCAGCCGCCGGCCACCTGGGAGCAGTTCGTCGCCGACGCGAAGAAGCTGACCCATGGCGGGCAGTGGGGGGTCAGTGTCGAGGGCGCGCAGACGCCGGAGAACGCCCACCACGCGTTCACCTTCAGCCAGCAGCAGGGCGGCAGCTTCTTCGACGCCTCGGGGAAGCCGACCTTCGACACCCCGCAGAACGTCAAGGCGATCCAGCAGTACGTGAACTTCGTCGGGGCCGACAAGATCGCCAACCCCAGTGACGCCGAGTACTCCAACGGCACCGAGGCGGTGCAGGACTTCGCCAACGGCAAGGCCGCGATGCTGCTCTGGCAGACCGCGGACGCCTCGCTCGCCAACTACGGGATGAAGCCCGGGCAGTACGGGGTCGCGCCGGTGCCGTTCCCGGCGAGCCCGCCGGCCGGCAGCAAGCATGTCGACTCCATCGTGGCCGGCATCAACATGTCGGTCTTCAGCGCCAGCCACCACCAGGCGGCCGCGCTGAAGTTCGTGAAGTTCATGACCAGCCGGCCGACGCAGATCGCGCTGAACAAGTCGTACGGGTCGCTGCCCTCGGTGAAGGACGCCTACGACGACCCGGCGTTCCAGACCCCGTCCGCCAAGGTGTACCAGCAGGTGCTGGCCGGGTCGGCGGCGCCGATGCCGGAGATCGCCCAGGAGAGCCAGTTCGAGACGCAGATCGGCGCGGTGGTGAAGGACCTCTTCGCCGACGCGGCGGCCGGCAAGCCGATCACCGGTCAACTAGTCTCCTCCGAGCTCACCCAGGC contains the following coding sequences:
- a CDS encoding ROK family transcriptional regulator — encoded protein: MNRHNVRDLRRANRARLLRRLWFHGPLSRQELIAATGLSAASVSNVVSELLDAGLVVEAGAMESDGGRPRILLRIAADRQQVVGVDVGETMIRVERFDLALTEQARTEIPVPAGRLDPEAVVRGIRDGLGQILDPDGPGLLGVGIGVPGIVQHTPEAVVHGQTVGWQAVPFEKLLRESLRESGEVSAATPIHVDNGATTMGQAEMWFGAGRGIRNAAFLLLGSGVGASVITDGAPYRGLTTSAGEWGHTNSVIGGRLCRCGASGCLEAYISGPAVAARYAEAAGDAPGGPVGSGGSGQPGEHGGPGAASGSGGPGAGEEPCGERDLRAILAAAEAGDRVAREVLDETAVHIGTGIANLVNLFNPERVIIGGWAGLLIGRRLLDPIREIISRQALVLPREQATIGLSDLGPDAVARGAATLPVSRFLDSGGVPTGS
- a CDS encoding ABC transporter substrate-binding protein; this encodes MLRSTRRTALAAMGAATALLAAACGGSGSGGSTTAQDTSGPQTITYWASDQGSSIADDVKVLTPQLNAFTQQTGIKVKLQVIGWNDLLNRILAAASSGQGPDVVNIGNTWSASLQATGAFLPMSADVMKQIGDTGRFLPGALAATGAAGKDPVGVPLYSMAYGLYYNKAMFKAAGISQPPATWEQFVADAKKLTHGGQWGVSVEGAQTPENAHHAFTFSQQQGGSFFDASGKPTFDTPQNVKAIQQYVNFVGADKIANPSDAEYSNGTEAVQDFANGKAAMLLWQTADASLANYGMKPGQYGVAPVPFPASPPAGSKHVDSIVAGINMSVFSASHHQAAALKFVKFMTSRPTQIALNKSYGSLPSVKDAYDDPAFQTPSAKVYQQVLAGSAAPMPEIAQESQFETQIGAVVKDLFADAAAGKPITGQLVSSELTQAQQKLQAGG
- a CDS encoding ABC transporter permease produces the protein MSAATFNTTVADSATMIRRSYLRMRRYPTLTFALVLTPLVVLVLFVYVFGGAMGQGLGSLSGGRKAYLDYILPGILLMGVASSAQTTAISVAKDMTEGIIARFRTMDIARGSVLTGHVVGAWTQCMLALVVVALGAVGLGFRAHGGAGGWLGAAGILALITFAVTWLAVGMGLAAKSVESSSNTPMILLLLLFFGSSFVPTATMPVGLRWFAQHQPFTPFNESVRGLLTGHVHGGDVIATLAWCAGITVVSYIWSLRRYNRDPDRAVA